Part of the Acaryochloris thomasi RCC1774 genome, TTCTCAGAGGCACAGTTGGGACACGCTGGTAGAGCAGAAGACACGGAAAACGATGGATGACGACGAGTCAACACTCGCATAAGCATAGGAGAACATACATCCCCTTATCGATAGAATATCCTTACCCGTTTAGGACTACCTTAGAGATGAATATAACAAATACCTCAGAACCAAATGTTGTAATGCGACCTGCGATCGCAACTGCTCTCTCTCATCTAGAAAATATACGACAGACTACATTTGTACCGATCTTTGCCTCATTCAGCTCAACCGTTGGTTTTGTCTCGTTCTAGCTCAACCATGACAGGCACGTCGGTGAGATCGGATTAAACACGGTTCACCCCAACTATGCCGAGAAAGGCGTTGGCACAATTCAATTATGTATCAGTTTGGGATGGCCGAAGGCCGGTCGGAGACCATCGCAAAAATTAAAATAGCAGGCATGCAGGTTACAACCGGCGGCGACCCGAGGCATGTACCGGCCCGAGCCCATGAGAAAGCTGGTTTTACAATGCAAACTCCGAGCGTGTGGCTGTCAGAAGCTTTAGGCAGTGTGGTAACGGGTGTATGCACCAGGTGTAACACCAATCAGACGCTTGAAGTGCCGACCCAAATGACTTTGATCGTAGAAACCCACTGCCGCTGCGGCTTCAGAAATAGACAAGCCCCGAACCAGTAACTTTTTAGCTTGATTAACACGCAACTGCTGTTGATAAGCACTTAACGAAAGTCCTGTTTCCTGGCGAAAGATCCGACTGAGATGGAACCGACTCATTCCACTTAAGGTCGCCAAGTCTGTCAGAGAGGTGTTTTTGCTGTAGTGGGTCTGCAAAAAATCTCGCACTTTAGCCACGGATGGGCGATGGACTGGCGCTTTTACTGCATCAAGACAACCTTCTGCATGGCGAGTGAGCAAAGGCGCTAAAAAATGAATTAGAGCCACATCTTGCTCTAGTCGGGAGGCGTCAGATGCAACGCGACGACAAAAAACAAGGAGCCGCTGTACCAAATCATGGTCGGATAAAAATAGTGCAGGGACAAAAGGTGTTGTTGGCATCCCTGTCACTTCTAATGCAGCCCTTTCCATGACAGACGGATCGATCTGCATCATCCAAAAAGTCGCAGGGGCTGGCAAGCTCGTACGTTGACTAGGGGCGTGGGCCTCACCTGTATGAATGAGGCTCAATGTCCCAGTGGGAATAGGGTGAACAGCGCCCCGATAGGTGTACTCGCCTTGGCAGTTAAAGCTCAGCCCAAACTGATACTCAGGATGAGCATGGGGCGGTAGAGGGGCAACGGTTCCTGCTGAGTAGGCATAATGTTCGAGAACGATGCCAGGGAATTCCCACGCGTTGACTGCGATCTTGGATGTTGAAGACATTGAATTCTACGATTTTGGTCATACGCCCTTATTGATGTTGCAGGCTGTCTGCAGGACAAGATTACAATGACTCTGCCCTGCAGATCGTAGATATCTAACTATGCGATTTGCAAGGGGGCTGCTGCGTACGCTTCTAGCCCCTGTAAACCCATCTGATACATCTGAATCATCATTGGACGAACTTCTTCTAGCACGTCAGGTTCAGCATCAAAAGTTGCGGTCCAGCTCACAATCACCTGTAATGATGAAAAGCTACAGCCTGTCTAAGGCCGCAGCGATATCAGCAACCTCAGCCCGCTTTCGATAGTTGTTAGGCAGAAAGGCCCAGCTAATAACGCCGTCTTGATTCAGGACATAGGTCGCCGGATCGGGGGAGGCATAGCTGTCTCCATTCGCCTCCTCTACGGGGACGTTAACCCCCTTCAGAGCTTGCTTGTGTTCCTCCGGCAAGGTGAGAACAATCCCCAACTGTCTCGCTAAATAATTCCCTTCGTCAAAGAGAATATCGAACGGGAGATCCTGCAATGCCTGAGAAACAGTATCCATCGTCTCGATTTTTGTTGCCCCAGTCTCAATCATCTAGACAACTTCTTCAGGAGCGACGGAGTTGAATGCATCGCGTGTCGTCCACAGGTGTTTGTTGAGACTGTCTTTGGCCGCAAAGCCTACTTGTGGGTCATAACAGGTTGTTCCTTCGGATGACTACGTTTCCTTAAACTGCGTTGGCCAGCTGGCCTTGAGTTACAAACGCATCGTTACCCTCAAGTAGTGAGTTGAGCATCCCTCTGAATTTGGGCTTCATCATCGGGAGCATCAGTTTGCCGAGCAGACCCATTTTGGGTTCAAAGTCCATTGCCATGCTGACTTCTGTTCGGTTAGCAGTCACTCTTCGGAAGCGGAGGGTTGCGATCGCACTTTTCAGCGGCATGGTTCCCTCATAGATATTGATCTTCATGCTCTTGTGGGGCACATATTCCAGTACCTCTTCACGAATCCAGTTTTTGCCATCACTGATATCGCACTGGCGTTTCGCCCCTGCCCCGGTGGCTTGAGAGCCATCGATGAGCCGTGAATGTTTCAGGTTGGGGTTGAATTTGTAGATACCGCCAAAGTCATCCCAGCTTTCCCAAACCTTTTCGATGGGGGAATGAATCGTTCTATACACCGTTACATTTGCCATGATATTGCTCCAAGTAAAAATCTCCGGGTGATACCGACACCTCTTAACTCGATAATATGTAAGCATTTATGGAATAGGAACCCCATAAAAAGCGCCTCACTGGTGCAAAAAAACGCCGCTACGGAGTGATGCCTTGTGAATTGGGATGATTTGAAAATATTTTTAGCCGTCGCTCGAGAAGGCTCCGCAAGGGCTGCAGCTCATAAGCTCGGCGTTCACCATTCCACCGTGACCCGTCGCATTGAAGCGCTTGAATCAACCCAAAATGTGCGGCTTTTTGATCGCCTACCTAGCGGATATGCACTTGCGATCGCAGGTGAAGAACTCCTGCAGGCCGTCACTCGCATCGAAGACGAAATCAACGGCATTGAGCTACATATTCTCGGCCAGGATGCTCACCTAAAGGGGGATATTCGAGTCACTTTACCCGATGCGATGGCAACTGATCTGCTGATGCCGGATCTAGTCCGCTTCATGGATGCCTACCCTGAAGTCAATCTAGAGATCTTGATTTCCTATGGTCTCTTTAGCCTGACCAAGCGAGAAGCCGATGTCGCCATTCGGATTACCGAGAACCCACCCGAACATTTAGTGGGTCGCAAAGTCGCCTGCTATCACTGCGCGACCTATGCATCCCAAGGCTATCTGGAAACCCATAATTTACCTGCTGAGACTACTAACGCACACTGGATTGGCTGGGATTCTCCGACGCCTTATCCTGATTGGGTGCGCAAAAGTGAATTTCCTGACATCCCGATTCGAGGTCGTGTGAATCATCCTGTGGCGCAATTGGCTGCAGCGAAGGCGGGGTTTGGTGTGGCCCGCATACCTTGCTTTTTAGGCGATCCAGAACCCGCTTTGCAAAGAGTTCCTCCAGGAGAAAGTGCGCCCTGCCAAGACGTGTGGCTGTTGACGCATAAAGATTTAATATCGACAGTCCGCATCCAGACCTTTATGAACTTTATGGCAGATGCTTTTCACAAAAAACTGCCTCTGCTAGAGGGACGAGAAGTAAATGAGTGAGAATAATGCCTCTCCTACCTTTTGAGAGAGTAAAACCAAAATCGGCCTAAAAAAGAGCAAGATGCTTCTAGAAGCCATGAAAAACATGAGTTCCAAGATCTTGCCCTCAGGGTTTGATCTGACACAATTATTCACTAAGGCTGGCTTGAATGCATTTAGAATACTATGCTCAGCCCTGATTCATTAGATGTGCCAATCTGAATGTATGAACTTCTCGAATCGTTTATTCAAAAAGTTTATCCACAATGCCCTATCAACTTGATGCTCATCGAACCTTTACTCGAATTGAGGCAAGTGGAGAAAGGAGAATTTATATTTCGAGAAGGTGATATCTGTGACGCCGTTGGAATAACACACAAGGGCTGTTTAAGAAGTTTCTTTCTCAAAGATGGTAAAGAACTCACCTTGTTTTTTCACCCTGAACAATACACGCTAGGAGACTACGAAAGTCTGCGACGACAACGACCTGCCTATTTCTCATGCCAAGCTGTTGAAAATTCAGTGGTGCTTATGATGAATACTCAAGCCATCGAAGTTTTGGAAGCTTTGCCAAATGGGCAGAAACTACTACGGCTGGTAGTAGAAGACTTAGCATTTCAACTACGCGACCGCTTGCTCTCTCTCTATCGAGATCCGCCTGAACAGCGTTACCTAAGCTTTATCGAAACTGAACCCAAGCTGTTGCAACGAATTCCACAGCACTATATTGCTTCCTATCTCGGTATTGAACCCGAGTCTCTGAGTCGATTGAAGCGAAGAATTCAAAGTAGGCAAATCTCTTAACCGAGATCAATGCACACAATTAAGGAAGACAGTAAGCTTGCTCAAATTACTGTTTTTACTAAGAATCGCTATGTCACCCGAACAGAACAAAGCAATCGCCCTAAAATTCTATGAGATTTTTGATCAACAAGATACTGAGAAGGGACGAGAACTAATCTCCGCTGATATTATTGCTCAGGGTTTAGATGTTGTCCCAGTAGAAGGCATCGATGCAGTTATGGCGTATGGGGCAATGATGTTTTCTGCATTCCCAGATGGACGCCACGTGCTAGGTGAGGTCATTGCCGAAGGTGATAAAGTTTTCACCCGTGGTACTTTCAGTGGTACTCATCAAGGAGAGCTAATGGGTATGCCTGCATCAGGTAAATCCGTCAACTTTTCTGTTGTTCACATTGACCGTATTGTTGATGGGAAAGTGGTAGAGCATTGGGGACAAGGCGATACCCTTACAATGATGAAGCAGCTAGGAATTATCTTTTTCCCAGGCCCAAAGTTGATTCTGCGTATGTTGAGAAGATTCGTACTGGGATAATCTTCTTGGATCCTTAAATTTCCATGCGGTCACAGTAAGCGGCCAGACCATTAGCAATCGTTCCTCTGGCGAAAGGTCAGCATAGTCGCTTAGTGCTTCCGCATCGACTAGTGTCGTCTTTCGGACAATTTGGCGATTTGTCTTCGGTAGTGAACTGCCTTTCATGGATGGATTTTAGCACTGATAACGCTTTCACTCACCAAGCTGCGGCGACGGAGCGGTTCTAGTCCTTGATAACAGTGGTTGAGAAATGCCTGAACTCTTCCATTGCGCTTCAGGTCACGATGGGTCAGTAGCCAAACATCGGTGCCAAACCCTTTCAATACATCGCTCAATCGCACCAAATTATCACTGAGATCGGCATAAATAACTGGAAGGATGCAGGCACCGCCTCCAGCTTCAGCCATCATGAACAGTGCCGCCGGGGAATCGACACGAAAGCGAACTTGCTCAATCGGCACATGTCTCTCCATCCAAGCGTCGATCATGCGAGCATTGACAGCCGGATCCCAACCAATCCAGGGCAGCACATCCCAAGGTGTGGATGGCTGATTTGCGATGGCCGACCACTGGCCTTCTGCGATCGCAACATGGGCATAAACCGCATACTCAGTGTGTAGCGCGCGCATCCCCACGAGATTCTCATCAGGCTGTGTCGAAACCCGGATCGCAACATCAGCCTCTCGGCGGGTCAGGCTATGAAAGCGAGTCGTTCCCGAAACCAGCTCCAGCGTGATTTGTGGATATTGGACTGTAAAGCTGTTCAAGAGATCAGCGTGAAACAGCACAAACATATCCAAGAGCGCCACTCGCAAAACACCAGACAACACACTTTCCTTTCCCTTCGCCCCCCGCTGCAATGCATCTGACTCGACTTCCATCGCTTCCGCCGCTTCGACGACCTGTTCGCCATAGGACGTGAGGACTAGGCGTCCACTTACATTCTCGACCACCTTTGAACCTAGATCCTTCTCCAACATACGGATTCTGCGCGACACCGTACTGATATCCAGATCGAGCTGCGTCGCAGCTTTCTGCAACGTTCCCTCGCGCTGAAAGGTAAGTAGAACCTGGAGGTCAGACCAATTCAAGAGATATCCTTTGCTGGAGTTGCACAAACGCAAATAATACTTGTAAAAATCTGTAATGACAATGTATTTTTGCAAGTCTAGAATGCGTAGTCAAGGGAATCGATAGGCCCAGTCCAACCGTAAAGGAGCTAAGCTACATGACTGCAATCTCTTCAAATACGGTCGAGAGCGAAAAGACAGAAGATTTAGGAGCGCCTGCCTACTTGATGGCAACGCTGGAATTGTCCGACATAGATGCTTACATGACGAAATATGGTCAGCCCGTTTTTCCCGCGATTGTCGATGCAGGGGGTGAAGTTCTGGCGGCAACACCAACGGTTGACGTATTGGAAGGAAACTACAGCGCCAACTGGACTGTGATCATCAGGTTTCCGTCAATGGAGGCAATTCAGACCTTTTACCATTCCGACGACTATCGGCCCTTCATTCCGATCCGGCAAGCACTTTCTAATCCAGAGTCATCCACACTGCTGGCTCTCCCTGGCTTCAGTGGATTGCCAGGATAGCTGCGTTATGGGGGCAGCAAATTGTTTGTTGCGATCGCAACTCCTCCCACCTTGGGTACCTCGACCCATTCCACTCTTGTTTGGTGTGGGATTGCGACGGTCCCCGACCCACCTTCATCATGACTCACCCACAGAGAATGACTATGGCAAACATCATTGAATTTAAACAAACCGGCGGACCTGAGCAGCTTCAGATCATTGAGCGTCCCATCACACCCCCAGCCCCTGATGAAGTTCAGGTCGCTATCAAAGCCGCCGGACTCAATCGAGCGGAGCTTTTATTTCTAGCGGGCCAATATCTAGTCCAGCCATCTCTACCTAGTCGGATTGGCTTAGAAGCCTCCGGTGTCATCAAGGCTGTTGGAGAGAACGTGGATCAATTTTCAGTCGGTCAAGCCGCCTCGATTACCCCCAACCTTGATCCAACTCAATACGGCGTTTTGGGAGAAGTTGTTAACGTCCCGGTTGCTGCACTACAACTTAAACCTGAGAGCGCTAGCTTCATTAATGCCGCCGCGTTTTGGATGGCTTACCCGACCGCTTGGGGTGGCCTCGTCCAGACAGGGGGGCTCACGGCAAACGTTGGACAAAACGTTCTGATCTCAGCAGCAAGCTCCAGTGTCGGTATCGCAGCAATTCAGATTGCTAAAGCCTACGGAGCGAATGTGATTGCAACAACTCGCACGGCAGCAAAAGTCGATGCAATTCGTTCAGTTGGCCCTGATCACATCGTCGTTACCGATGAAGAAGATCTTGTGGAACGTGTACAAGCGATTACAAACAGCGAGGGCTTCGATATTGCCTTCGATCCCGTGGGTGGTCCCTTTGTCGAAGCACTCGCAACCGCCGCTGGCCGGGAAGCCATCATCGTTGAATACGGTCTTCTTTCTGGCGAACAGGCACCATTGCCGTTTTTCACAATGGTTGGGAAGGGTCTCTCAATCAAAGCCTTTCACCTGGTTTTCGATTTGCTACAGCACCCAGACCGACTCAAGATCGCGATCGAACACCTACTACCTCGACTGGAAGACGGCACCTATGCACCCGTCATCGACCAGATCTACCCACTAGAAAAGTTTCAAGAAGCATACCAGCGCCTAGCCTCAAACCAGCAGTTCGGCAAAGTGGTTATCGAGGTTACAGCATGAGCAGTCCACAGAAAACCGCTCACCGCTGCGGCTGATCGTCCATTGTCAGAAGAACAGCCCTTGACTCACACCAAGGAGGAATAATCTATGCCCCGAGCCAGTATGGCAACTCAAGACTGGACCTTTGGTGGAACCTGGCCGTATAAGCCGCGCTGGTTCCACAGCACTGACGGTCGAATGCACTACGTCGATGAAGGACCGCGCAAGGGCCGACCGATTGTAATGGTCCACGGGAACCCGACCTGGGGATACCTGTACCGTCGCTTCATTGAGGCTGTGACTGAGGCGGGATATCGGGCAATTGTCTTAGATCATCTTGGTTTTGGCCGTTCTCAGAAACCGGACAATCCAAAGCTGTACAGAATTCCACATCACGGCGATCGGTGTGAGGCCCTGCTTGAGTCGCTTGATTTACAAGATGCCACGATCCTTGTTCAAGATTGGGGTGGACCGATTGGGTTGACTTGGGCCGCTCGTCATCCCGAAAGAGTCCGCAGTCTTGCCATCTTAAATACCTATGCCCATCGTCCACCTGCTAAAGTTGCTCTTCCGATTCCCTTGCGACTGTTTCGCACCCCAGTGATCGGTGAACTGATGGTCAAGGGGCTACATGCCTTCGTGAAGATCTTTCTGTTCAAAGCAGGACTGGTTTATCCTCAACGGCTCAGTGAGCAGGAAAAAGCTGCCTATCTGGCTCCCCATCCAACGTGGTCGTCGCGCACTCCTATTCTCGTTTTTCCGCGAGAAATTCCGGCAGGACCGGAGGGGCGGGTGAGCGATTTTGTGGCTGTGGTGCATGACCAGCTCGTGGCTGCTTTCTATAACAAGCCCATTTTTATCGCCTGGCCCATGAAAGATATTGCCTTCGGACCCGAGATTCTAGAGGATCTATGGCTCCACGACTTCCCGAACGCTGATGTTCTGCGGATAGAGGATTCGGGCCACTACATCCAGGAGGATGCGCACGAGAAGGTGATTCCGAAACTCCTCGAATTTCTTGCGAAGTAGTCGGCATGTTGGGAACGACTTCGTGACGTCCATTGTGCAAATCCAAATGCTGGTGTAGCCAGGATATTTGAGGCTGCCCATTAGTAAAGCAAAACGTTATCAACAGTGAAATATCATGATCAAAAAGGTATCTATCTGGCCCATTGCCATATCTGTGCTGACGCTGACTGCTGTTCAGGAAGCAGGGTTTTCAGCACCCGATCCGTTATCCCCAGCAACCCAAACTGAGCAAGTGTCCATGAAGCAAATCATCTCGGCAGAGTTTCCCTTTGAGAAGAAGTTTGTTGAGGTTAATGGCTCAAAAATGGCCTACGTCGATGAAGGCGAAGGCCCGGTAGTGCTTTTCTTACACGGCAATCCAACATCGTCTTATCTGTGGCGCAATATTATTCCATATGTTTCGGACAACCATCGTGCGATCGCAATTGATCTGATCGGCATGGGCGACAGCGATAAGCCAGATATCGACTACACCTTCAGCGATCATACAGCCTATCTCGATGGCTTCATCAAAGCACTAAATCTCACCGACATCACACTGGTCGTCCACGATTGGGGATCTGCCCTGGGAATGCGCTATGCCCGCCTAAACGAAGACAACGTGAGTGGATTGGTCTTTATGGAAGCCGTGATACCGCCCGCCTTCCCGGCCCCCAACTACGAAGCCTTAGGACCGCAGCTCGGTGAAATATTTCGGAATCTTCGCACACCGGGCGTGGGAGAGCAGTTAGTGCTGGATAATAACTTCTTTGTCGAAACGATTCTGCCCAAGTTGGGCGTGATGCGAACCCTAACGCCACAGGAAATGGCGGCCTATCGTGCCCCTTATCTCACACGAGCGAGCCGTAAGCCCACCCTCCAATGGCCTCGTGAAATCCCCATCGGCGGAGAACCTTCTGCAACAACTGCTGAAGTTGCGGCTAATGGGAAATGGTTAATGTCTACAGACCTGCCAAAACTATTCTTCTATGCGGAACCGGGTGCCATTCTTCCGGTCCAGGCTGTTGAGTTTCTAAAAACCAACGTGAAAAATATGGAGACGGTTTCCATTGGTCCTGGTCTTCATTTCATTCAGGAGGATAATCCTCAGGTGATTGGTGAGGAAATATTCGCTTGGCTCGATCGTTCACAGCGTGCAAAGTAATTAATTCCCATACTCATTTTTAGGAGGTTTGGCCACTTTTCGTGATTTGTTTGGGAATAATATTGGAGTCGGCATTATCCAACTCTGACTTGATAAAGTCATTGTCGCGGACTTCTCGGTCCATTGGTTTGGCATCCTCTTTCTGGCAAAGTTGTCCGCCGTTATCCATACGTTTATAGTTATCCGGCTTTTCCAACAATATGATTGAAACCACACTTAGTGTCGTTTACGTACTAACGAATTCCGCGATGCCAGGTTTGGTTAAAATCGGCAAGACATCACAGGACGATCACAATACCCGAGTATCACAGCTTTATACAACGGGAGTACCGGTTCCATTCGATATCGAATATGCTTGCCGCGTTCCTAATCCTACCGAGGTTGAGGCTGCATTACACACCGCTTTTGCACCACAACGGATCAACCCGCGCCGCGAATTCTTTGAGATTGAACCAGATCAAGCAATTGCAATTCTTCGCTTGCTCAACGTCGAGGATGTCACGGATGAAGTTAAATCTGACTTGGATGGAATTGGTTCACAGGATCAGAACGCCGCAACGCGATTGCTTGCCCGGAGACCGAGCTTGAACTTCGAAGAAATGGGCATTCCAATTGGTTCGCAACTGGATTCTGTACCTACCGACGATGTCGCAATCGTTGTTGAGACCAAAAAGATCCGCTTTCGCAATTCTGCATTAACATCGCTTTCAGCCGCAACCAAGGAAATGCTTGGTCTTGACTATAGTGTGAAACCGACACCGCACTGGTCGTTCAGCGGTAAGAATCTACAGGAAATCTATAACGAAACCTATGCTGCCCTAGACTAACTCTGCCTCATGAGTTTTTATTCGATGTCTAGCCCGTAATCAGGCCGAAAACAAAGCTACCGAGCGCTAGAAAGAAACCAATCCCCCAGGCAGAATTGCGAAATGGTGTGATGCCTGCGGCATGGAAAAAGAAATGTAGCCCCCGTGTGATACGAAATGCGATCGCAACTGATTAAGTTCAGTATTTTAGATATTTGCTCGCAAGCATCTATTGAGTGGATGAAACGTTAGATCGCCTACTATCGTTTAGCAGGTGATCTAACAACGGCTGTTCCGAGTGGAAATTCGTCGTTACTGAAATTGGGATAGTTCGCAAAGATGCGGTAGGGTACGGCGAGACCTTTAAGAACTTGCCCTTGAACCCGAGAGTTCAACATCACCACTCGGAGCGTCTTGCCGGAAGGGATTGGCTCTGCAAAAGTGAGCGCAAACTCTTCAAAACCAAAGTCCTCTTTAGGTTCAACTTGTACACCATCAACGAAGACAGATAAACCATCAAGCTCATGGAAGGTCACGCACTGGACACGGAGACGTTGCAACGGATCTGCCTGCACAGAAACCTCGAAAAAGTGATCTTGTCCGTTACGAAGCACACCCGCTTCAGAGACTACCGTTGCAGAAGAAGCCCGTGTTTCAACAGGAATTGCACATATACCGCTGACCATTGCAACTGTGACCAGGCCATTCATAAATAGCTTCTTCATTAATACATCCTCAATATATTTTGCATGGCATCTCTAAGATGCTGGGACTTCAAAATTAGAGTGTACTCAGGGAACGTTCTAGAAAATCACTTGGGCTTATGCAGAACACCTAATTTAGATATGCCTTCTTCAGCTATCGCTGCATCGTGACTCTTGTCTGAACAACTTGAACCGCTTTCAAAAAGAGGGGTTGCACGATCGAAGACTGAGAATTTAGTCACTTGATACAGCTCTAGTTTTCTCCCAGTCGTGCTTAATTAGGCATTATTGAAAGCTAGCTTCACTTTTATGAGCCAAAATGAGCAGAAGATAAATATTGACCTGTATGAGTGTTAAATATGCTGATAAGCGTCACAGTACGGCTGTTTCGACTTCTGCGTTCTACACTTTCTTACTCACACAGTATTCGCGCTGCTGGCCCAGCAGCCCAAAAGTAGATATGACATCAGCAGCTGACACGAATGGTTATTGACATTCAACAAGCGACCAAGATCCAGCCTTTGTTTCACCAGACCTCCGCATGAATCGCTATTCGATGTTTAGCCCGTAATCAAACCGAAAACAAAGCTACCGAGAGCTAGAAAGAAACCTATTCCCCAAGCGAAACGGCGAAACGCCTGCGGCATAGAAAAAGAAGCGATTCAGCTTCCCCTTGATCTAGATAAGATCAAATGAGAGAAAGGATTTGAGAAGGATCTCAGTGTGATTTAAATGGCTGGAAAGAGTGAAAATCTAGATTCCTGAAAGCTTTGCTATGTATAGATCCTAGAACCATTTTGTGCCTTTTTACACCTATCTCAACATGGCCTCCTAGTCATCCATTACCGCCGCACAGTAAGCTGCAGCGGCAATTTTTTTGTTTGGAAAATCTATAGAGGCCAAGTTGTGACTAAAAACACGCCTAGCGTAGCCAGTGCCAGTAAACCTTGAACAAGATTTCCGATCAAAGAACTAACCACAACGCCTAGCGCAGCTTTCAGAGCCTGCTTCGGTTTGCGTTGGTGCAGGAGTTCACCCACAAATGCCCCGAGAAAGGGACCAATGATGAGACCGAGAATCGGGCCACCTACGGGTAAAGCTGGCAATAGACCTAAGACGCCAGCCACTAAACCCACAATGGCTCCAATTTGACCCCAGCGGCTGGCTCCAGCCTTTTTTGCCCCCCAAAAGGTAGCCAGGAAATCGACGCCGATGCCGAGTAGGAGAACTGCGATCGCAACTCCCAACGCAACCGCCACCGCTCCAAAGCCCTTAATCACGCCCCAAACGATAATCGCCACCAAAATCAAACCCACACCGGGCACAGCCGGAACAACGGAACCAATAACTCCGGCAATCATCACCGCCACCAGCAGCCAGTAAATAATAATGGTGTCGTTCTGTAGCGACGCCACCCAAGCAATGCTCTGGGCTTGGAGGGCCGTCACCCAATGAATAATTTTGGCCTGAAGGGCGACCAGCCAACTCACGAAATTTATCCGCAGATCTGTGATCCAGGTTGGCGTTTTGAGGGCAAAGGTTAAGTCCACTGAGGTTATCCTGAAATTTCGAGGGTTGAACTGGCTTGGCTGAGGGTGTAGTCAAGTTTATTTGCGATAGCATCCACCCAAGCTTCATCTTGACGGGTATAGCTACGTGGGGCATTGGCTCCTAAAACTAAAACCCCTTCTGAGCCGATGGGCTGGCAGATCACACCTTGGGTATTGTCAGGTAAATAGTTAAACTCCACCTTGCCAGGATAGAGCTTCAGCGCCACCAGATACACCGGCTTTTGCTGCGTTAAAACACGCTCGGCAATAGCACCCGGCTTGACCTCTCGCTCTGGCCCCAAAACACCCCGGCGCAGAATGGTTTTGCCTTGGTAATAGATGGCTAGCGATCGCGTCACTGTATTTGTGAGCAAAATATGGGAGGCCCAAGCCAACTCAGTTTTGACAGACTCTGGCAG contains:
- a CDS encoding LysR family transcriptional regulator, yielding MNWSDLQVLLTFQREGTLQKAATQLDLDISTVSRRIRMLEKDLGSKVVENVSGRLVLTSYGEQVVEAAEAMEVESDALQRGAKGKESVLSGVLRVALLDMFVLFHADLLNSFTVQYPQITLELVSGTTRFHSLTRREADVAIRVSTQPDENLVGMRALHTEYAVYAHVAIAEGQWSAIANQPSTPWDVLPWIGWDPAVNARMIDAWMERHVPIEQVRFRVDSPAALFMMAEAGGGACILPVIYADLSDNLVRLSDVLKGFGTDVWLLTHRDLKRNGRVQAFLNHCYQGLEPLRRRSLVSESVISAKIHP
- a CDS encoding Crp/Fnr family transcriptional regulator, which produces MLIEPLLELRQVEKGEFIFREGDICDAVGITHKGCLRSFFLKDGKELTLFFHPEQYTLGDYESLRRQRPAYFSCQAVENSVVLMMNTQAIEVLEALPNGQKLLRLVVEDLAFQLRDRLLSLYRDPPEQRYLSFIETEPKLLQRIPQHYIASYLGIEPESLSRLKRRIQSRQIS
- a CDS encoding ester cyclase, whose translation is MSPEQNKAIALKFYEIFDQQDTEKGRELISADIIAQGLDVVPVEGIDAVMAYGAMMFSAFPDGRHVLGEVIAEGDKVFTRGTFSGTHQGELMGMPASGKSVNFSVVHIDRIVDGKVVEHWGQGDTLTMMKQLGIIFFPGPKLILRMLRRFVLG
- a CDS encoding zinc-dependent alcohol dehydrogenase family protein, which translates into the protein MANIIEFKQTGGPEQLQIIERPITPPAPDEVQVAIKAAGLNRAELLFLAGQYLVQPSLPSRIGLEASGVIKAVGENVDQFSVGQAASITPNLDPTQYGVLGEVVNVPVAALQLKPESASFINAAAFWMAYPTAWGGLVQTGGLTANVGQNVLISAASSSVGIAAIQIAKAYGANVIATTRTAAKVDAIRSVGPDHIVVTDEEDLVERVQAITNSEGFDIAFDPVGGPFVEALATAAGREAIIVEYGLLSGEQAPLPFFTMVGKGLSIKAFHLVFDLLQHPDRLKIAIEHLLPRLEDGTYAPVIDQIYPLEKFQEAYQRLASNQQFGKVVIEVTA
- a CDS encoding AraC family transcriptional regulator, yielding MSSTSKIAVNAWEFPGIVLEHYAYSAGTVAPLPPHAHPEYQFGLSFNCQGEYTYRGAVHPIPTGTLSLIHTGEAHAPSQRTSLPAPATFWMMQIDPSVMERAALEVTGMPTTPFVPALFLSDHDLVQRLLVFCRRVASDASRLEQDVALIHFLAPLLTRHAEGCLDAVKAPVHRPSVAKVRDFLQTHYSKNTSLTDLATLSGMSRFHLSRIFRQETGLSLSAYQQQLRVNQAKKLLVRGLSISEAAAAVGFYDQSHLGRHFKRLIGVTPGAYTRYHTA
- a CDS encoding alpha/beta fold hydrolase is translated as MPRASMATQDWTFGGTWPYKPRWFHSTDGRMHYVDEGPRKGRPIVMVHGNPTWGYLYRRFIEAVTEAGYRAIVLDHLGFGRSQKPDNPKLYRIPHHGDRCEALLESLDLQDATILVQDWGGPIGLTWAARHPERVRSLAILNTYAHRPPAKVALPIPLRLFRTPVIGELMVKGLHAFVKIFLFKAGLVYPQRLSEQEKAAYLAPHPTWSSRTPILVFPREIPAGPEGRVSDFVAVVHDQLVAAFYNKPIFIAWPMKDIAFGPEILEDLWLHDFPNADVLRIEDSGHYIQEDAHEKVIPKLLEFLAK
- a CDS encoding LysR family transcriptional regulator; translated protein: MNWDDLKIFLAVAREGSARAAAHKLGVHHSTVTRRIEALESTQNVRLFDRLPSGYALAIAGEELLQAVTRIEDEINGIELHILGQDAHLKGDIRVTLPDAMATDLLMPDLVRFMDAYPEVNLEILISYGLFSLTKREADVAIRITENPPEHLVGRKVACYHCATYASQGYLETHNLPAETTNAHWIGWDSPTPYPDWVRKSEFPDIPIRGRVNHPVAQLAAAKAGFGVARIPCFLGDPEPALQRVPPGESAPCQDVWLLTHKDLISTVRIQTFMNFMADAFHKKLPLLEGREVNE
- a CDS encoding DUF1330 domain-containing protein, with the protein product MTAISSNTVESEKTEDLGAPAYLMATLELSDIDAYMTKYGQPVFPAIVDAGGEVLAATPTVDVLEGNYSANWTVIIRFPSMEAIQTFYHSDDYRPFIPIRQALSNPESSTLLALPGFSGLPG
- a CDS encoding SRPBCC family protein, encoding MANVTVYRTIHSPIEKVWESWDDFGGIYKFNPNLKHSRLIDGSQATGAGAKRQCDISDGKNWIREEVLEYVPHKSMKINIYEGTMPLKSAIATLRFRRVTANRTEVSMAMDFEPKMGLLGKLMLPMMKPKFRGMLNSLLEGNDAFVTQGQLANAV